Proteins encoded together in one Miscanthus floridulus cultivar M001 chromosome 16, ASM1932011v1, whole genome shotgun sequence window:
- the LOC136512662 gene encoding probable LRR receptor-like serine/threonine-protein kinase At3g47570 gives MCHTTYMHPVGTLSSSLPLLIILLATLLALAAPSLCATPLRREPNDDLEALLCLKDHLSDPTGLPPSWKNDSLQFCSWSGVTCSKTRPSRVVALDLESLDLHGQIPPCIGNLTFLTRIHLPNNQLQGQIPSEIGQLNRLRYLNLSSNKFSGEIPETLSSCFALQAIDLERNTLSKSIPEGLGTLGNLSVLRLSGNYLTGNIPISLGSSSSLVSVALTNNSLTGPIPSLLANSSSLRLLRLRNNHLSGEIPPSLFNSTTLQMLVLAENNFVGSIPVLSNIDSPLQYLILQSNGLTGTIPSTLGNFSSLLWLTLDSNSFHGSIPMSIGTIANLQVLGMTNNVLSGTVPDSIYNMSALTDLGMGINNLTGEIPANIGYNLPRIVNLIMAQNKFTGQIPTSLANTTNLQIISLWNNSFHGNIPLFGTLPNLIELDLTMNHLEAGDWSFLSSLTNCRQLVNLYLDRNTLQGVLPKSIVDLSSTLEVLFLSANEISGTIPNEIERLRSLKVLFMGKNLLTGNIPYSLGHLPNLFALSLPQNKLLGQIPVSLGNLSQLNELHLQENNLSGPIPGALGHCKNLDKLNLSHNSFDGSIPKELFTLSSLSNVFDLSHNQLSGQIPLEIGSFINLGQLNISNNMLTGQIPSTLGQCVRLESLHMEGNLLDGRIPESFIALRGLIEMDISQNNLSGEIPEFFESFSSMKLLNLSFNNFEGPVPTGGIFQDARDVFVQGNKNLCASTPLLQLPLCNTDISKRHRHTSKILKFVGFTSLSLVLLLCFAVLLLKKRKKVQQLDHPTSMDLKNFKYADLVKATNGFSSDNLVGSGKCGLVYKGRLWSEEHTVAIKVFKLDQLGAPNSFLAECEALRNTRHRNLVKVITACSTIDSAGHEFKAVILEYMSNGSLENWLYPKLNNYGIKKQLSLGSRIVIAMDIASALDYLHNHCVPTMVHCDLKPSNVLLDDAMVAHLGDFGLAKVLHTYSSSSNHSSTSLIGPRGSIGYIAPEYGFGSKLSTKGDVYSYGITILEMLTGKRPTDEMFSKGLTLHKFVEKSFPQKIHEILDPSIIPVTGDGDNHTMDEITRTIMNLIKLGISCSAEAPKDRPTMKDVYAEVITIKETFSELCH, from the exons ATGTGCCACACAACATATATGCACCCTGTGGGGACTCTCAGCTCCTCACTGCCATTATTGATCATTCTCCTTGCTACTCTTTTGGCACTCGCTGCTCCTTCACTTTGTGCTACGCCTCTTCGTCGTGAACCTAACGATGATTTGGAAGCACTCCTTTGCCTTAAAGACCACCTCTCTGACCCTACAGGCCTCCCACCATCATGGAAGAATGACTCCCTGCAGTTCTGCAGTTGGTCCGGTGTTACATGCAGCAAGACACGCCCATCTCGTGTTGTTGCACTGGACCTTGAGTCACTCGACCTCCATGGCCAAATACCTCCTTGCATTGGTAACCTCACTTTCCTCACAAGGATCCACTTGCCAAATAATCAACTGCAGGGTCAGATCCCATCTGAAATTGGCCAATTAAATAGACTGCGATACCTTAACCTCAGCTCCAACAAATTTAGTGGCGAGATCCCAGAGACTCTGTCGTCATGCTTTGCCTTGCAGGCCATTGATCTTGAAAGAAATACCCTCAGCAAAAGTATCCCAGAAGGTTTGGGCACTCTCGGCAACCTTTCTGTTTTACGTCTTTCTGGTAATTATCTGACGGGCAACATTCCTATTTCTCTTGGAAGCAGCTCTTCTCTTGTCTCCGTTGCTCTCACCAACAATAGCCTGACAGGACCTATCCCATCACTACTAGCTAATAGTTCGTCGCTTCGGCTATTGCGCTTAAGAAACAACCACCTCAGTGGAGAGATTCCTCCGTCACTGTTCAATAGCACAACACTTCAGATGTTAGTGCTTGCGGAGAACAACTTTGTTGGGTCCATACCTGTTCTCTCAAATATCGACTCACCCTTACAGTATCTTATATTGCAATCGAATGGTCTTACAGGTACCATACCTTCCACTTTGGGGAATTTTTCTTCCCTTCTTTGGCTCACACTTGACAGTAACAGTTTTCATGGTAGCATCCCGATGAGTATAGGTACAATAGCAAACCTGCAAGTACTAGGCATGACTAACAATGTTTTGTCAGGGACTGTTCCGGACTCCATTTACAACATGTCAGCACTCACAGACCTTGGCATGGGTATCAATAATCTCACCGGGGAAATTCCAGCTAATATTGGGTATAACCTTCCAAGAATTGTAAATCTGATTATGGCACAAAACAAGTTCACAGGCCAAATCCCTACTTCACTAGCCAACACCACCAATCTCCAGATCATTAGTCTCTGGAATAATTCATTTCATGGTAATATTCCTTTGTTTGGAACCCTGCCCAACTTAATCGAACTGGATCTAACCATGAACCACCTTGAAGCTGGGGACTGGTCTTTCTTGTCGTCATTGACAAATTGCAGGCAATTGGTGAATTTGTACCTGGATAGAAACACCCTCCAAGGAGTCCTGCCAAAATCCATAGTGGACCTGTCCAGTACACTAGAGGTATTGTTTTTAAGTGCAAATGAAATATCTGGTACCATTCCGAATGAGATAGAGCGCCTCAGAAGCCTCAAGGTTCTTTTTATGGGGAAGAACCTCCTTACTGGAAATATTCCTTATTCCCTGGGTCATCTTCCAAACCTGTTCGCCCTAAGCTTACCGCAAAACAAACTTTTAGGGCAAATTCCAGTCTCTCTTGGTAACCTAAGTCAACTCAATGAGCTCCACTTACAAGAAAATAACTTGAGTGGCCCAATACCAGGCGCTTTAGGACACTGCAAGAACTTGGATAAGCTAAACCTCTCTCATAACAGCTTTGATGGTAGCATACCAAAGGAGCTATTTACTCTTTCTTCCCTTTCTAATGTTTTCGACTTGTCTCACAACCAACTCTCCGGACAAATACCACTAGAGATTGGTAGCTTCATCAACCTTGGCCAGCTGAATATTTCTAATAACATGTTGACTGGCCAAATACCCTCCACTCTAGGTCAGTGTGTTCGTTTGGAGTCCCTCCACATGGAGGGGAACCTTCTTGACGGGAGGATCCCAGAATCATTCATTGCTTTACGAGGCCTCATTGAGATGGACATTTCTCAGAACAACTTGTCCGGTGAAATCCCAGAAttctttgaatcttttagctCTATGAAGCTTCTCAATTTGTCCTTCAACAACTTTGAGGGACCAGTACCAACAGGAGGGATATTTCAGGATGCACGTGATGTGTTCGTTCAAGGGAACAAGAACCTATGTGCCAGTACCCCGTTGCTACAACTGCCACTTTGCAATACAGATATATCTAAACGACATAGACACACCTCCAAAATTCTGAAGTTTGTAGGATTTACTTCTCTTTCGTTAGTCTTGCTATTATGCTTTGCAGTCCTTCTtttaaagaagagaaagaaagttCAACAACTAGATCATCCAACCAGCATGGATTTGAAGAATTTCAAATATGCTGATCTAGTCAAAGCAACGAACGGTTTCTCCTCAGACAACTTGGTTGGCTCAGGAAAATGTGGATTAGTCTACAAAGGAAGACTTTGGAGTGAGGAACATACAGTTGCCATCAAAGTATTCAAACTTGATCAACTCGGAGCACCAAACAGCTTCCTTGCTGAATGTGAGGCCCTGAGGAATACTAGACACCGTAATCTCGTGAAGGTGATTACTGCATGCTCAACAATTGATTCAGCAGGACATGAGTTCAAGGCTGTTATTCTTGAATACATGTCTAATGGCAGCCTCGAGAACTGGCTCTATCCAAAACTGAACAACTATGGAATTAAAAAACAATTGAGTTTGGGCTCCAGAATAGTAATAGCTATGGACATAGCTTCTGCTTTGGATTATCTCCATAATCATTGCGTACCCACTATGGTCCATTGTGATCTGAAACCCAGCAATGTACTTCTTGATGATGCCATGGTTGCACATCTTGGTGACTTTGGATTGGCTAAGGTTCTTCACACTTATAGCTCTTCAAGCAATCATAGTTCTACAAGCTTAATTGGACCAAGAGGATCAATCGGATACATTGCACCAG AGTATGGCTTCGGGAGCAAACTCTCAACAAAGGGCGATGTCTATAGCTATGGAATTACCATCTTAGAAATGCTCACAGGGAAGCGTCCGACAGACGAGATGTTTTCTAAGGGTTTGACCCTTCACAAATTTGTGGAAAAATCATTTCCTCAAAAGATTCATGAGATTCTAGATCCTTCTATAATTCCGGTTACGGGAGATGGTGATAATCATACAATGGATGAAATAACAAGAACCATCATGAATCTTATTAAGCTTGGTATCTCATGCTCAGCAGAGGCACCAAAAGACCGACCAACAATGAAGGATGTTTATGCTGAAGTCATCACAATCAAAGAAACATTTTCAGAGCTATGCCACTAA